gataagaagaagtcgggtatctagttattatacatatctgtgaatataatatatactagttTGTATTGTATTCGTAATCGTTcatactaggtacataatattagcaaagaataaagataatattgcCGACGGCTCAGTAATCTGTAATCGTACACGAATTGGAGCATTCTTATCTTGAATAGAGTATCGGCAAGGGAACGGcatttattttgacttattaAGGTTTTCGACTCACCAAGGTTCCACTGTACCTAATTTTTTGTCActttaaaacaacatttctgaaaataatatataatttttgctatttttaaCGTTATCACTTTTAAgattatactttttgaatgacaccatgtacatttttaatttcattctccgaagaaatatattattaaattatccaaATGTTGGAGTATTTCAatctataaaagtaaaattttggACAAGTATGGTTCATTATAGTTGTAACTTTAAACGCTTaaaagttatgacttatgaattaATTGCCCTaaatataatctttataaattgaaatactaagaataatattctgcatatgaatattatttataaatataaatttaatttggtattgagccttgatattttgttatgttattcatgtcataaaaaaaatgtatgactaatataatatgttgcagTGACTGTCTTAGTTAATTGAacttattataatctttattaattataaagtaatgTTTCTTCGTtcatattagttaaaaaaataagatagtttcttagtatttaataattgcaataaaaaataataattcttgttcatttaagttatttaagcagtctatctaaaattatactaacaaataatacaattttataaataaatgtatattattatgtatagatcaggcagggcttgcaaacgtaaTTTTAACGGAAGGcgataatctaaaataattaaataccgcaaaacaaaacataacgattaacaaaatatattatatatcattaaataaaatataacgcaaaacgaaattatttaaaatccatttatttaaaagttatattggttaagtagaaatatttatttcatgcatacggtcattataattgattataatataattataattataatattatgttccgtaTCCGGGCAATTACCTAACCGCATTAACATtaacactattctaaataacgatgataaacgcaaaacttgaataacgttttaattctgaataacgataaacacaaaaCTAGTACAACATTTTCGTTCTAAACAACGATAAActcaaaaattgtgtaacgttttaattttaaataacataaaacggaatgTTTTTTCAAATGCGAGTCCTGGTATAGAGTAAAGACCATTTTGTTGACATAGTGATTAGgtcatagataataatgtacTAGGTAGATATAAACTTATGGTTTATGAAGATTGCTTACCtaggtatttttagtatttaaaactttcgaaatatctttataaataatttatttgtattgcctacactctacagtattaagtattaactattcaacaaattaagaaatttaccattttttttatattttaaaaattttcgaATATTATGATCATCCACTTGTTTGGCCAGCACAACGAGTTTACTTCCTTTTGCCAAATATTTGCATTCAAAAAAAGCTTCTTGCCATGTTGCTGTTTCTTTACTTAAATGATAACAGTTACttccaaattttgaaaatccattTTGACAATTGTATATCAATTTTGATTCACACGTATAAAATGCAACTGcaaagaaaaaattgattttattcaaGCTATggcaaatatgtaaatatttttcatgttatttgaacataccaatattaaacatacataatattaaataaagataaacattttttaattcagctaatattttaaaattcatttttagtttgaaaaaaaaaaacgatcagAAACTTTGATCTTTACTAGATCAGTTACActttaatactaaaatgtttttgtaaactCCCCAGTATTacgatttttattcattattcaaccTTCGGGCGAGTTTTGTTCATCCAGCCAATTATAAAACATCGCGCTATGaattccagaaaaaaaaaattaatactcaaATAAACTAGTTAGgttttggtataggtacctacttaagcactttataattttgatgtttattttatattattatttattaattagattCTTCTACATGTCtcatatgtatattgtattttattatatttggaatCTCTATTTTTCTAAGATATGTGTTATGTATACttgatacttttatattttaaatattttaatttttcttttaaaataattaaatgtaaataagtatttatatgaaaaacagAAGCAGGTATcttggtattttaatttattatctgattAATTTTAACGTCTGTATTATTTACGCATTTTTGCTTAAATAAAACAAaggtaaaacaaatttttatcttataggttgctttttataacttaatttatcacagacattacatattaaatatatccataaaaaaataatggttaacgattttagtataggtattactTTTTATgctctaataagtaataactatagatatttatcaattttaataacatgaCATTGAAAATAGTTGTTCTAATTTTTTAAgctataattattcattatttcatcGATACCTATTTTCAATATCatcgaatttataatataaaaaaaatatgttcaacatattattatatctgctGCACTtaactaacaattatttatgatatttaagttgacgaaataatatgtttttattttttcttagtcAGAATCGTATTGAAACATAAGTTAAATCGATTGTACCCGGctacctattttataacatacctatgaagttcgtaaatatatttttattaaaccattgatttttcataaatataggtattacctatgtaataacagtaaatgtttgatatttaccAATTAATGATGATAGTTGCCATGATTCTCAGACATTTTCCCCCAAGACACtcctaaaaaaaaaccaatataatttgCAAGTTAACGCCCTtcctgaaataattattatcatcaaaaacTATTCATTGTTAAACTGTTTTAATCTAAATTACCACTCCTCGAAAGCTTTTGTGTCTATTGTTATTTCCTACCTTggcattaaatttaaaaattataattgcgcGTATGCGCAAATAGCGGagtttataagtaggtatcatATACTTATAAACTCTATGGGGTGCAAACATTTAAAACCTAAAATAgcgatattgaatattgatggttacgtaaaaaacaaaatacaaataaatttacttgCAATACGTTTATAGAGGTGCTTTAGAGAACCTTTACATTCATAGTAtacgcctataatatatatgactataatatacaatatacgtgaacataattataaaattaatgatttattaattatataatatacttatcagttggtgtattatagtataattcgtcgacaatttaaaaaatgttcaaatattttttgtccgTTAGCAGTTGGGTAGGTTGTGTAGTTATATAGAACAGACTGGACTATAAGCTGGACAATATTCCTTGTCTCGTGTCGTTACCCTCGGAATGCTGAAGCTGGATGGATGTACAATGTAAATGTCTGATGTGACAATATGTACTCCATTTCTATACGGAGTGGTagatttaacgtaagacactcaatattttagaaaacaaatatttcttaattattatacgtaatttaAAGTCTCACAAAATAgtgttttttatctttatatcttttaagttttttatctttatatcttttaagttttttattcttttgaatcacaatttacatttttattttatcctccTTAGTTGAATACTATTGGGAGTACCTATTCCagtctataaaaatcaaattttggaaaAGTAGTTAGTTagttaacttataagttataactcataatagtgtttaaaattttgatgGGCGGAGTAGTAGACCCGTATCGGGAAATTTTATACATCAAACTACTTCAAAGAATATTAtggtttggaaaaataaattaaaaatgatttttccaattaaaaaaataatatcgataaaaaatggtaaaattttttttaaagaatgttgttttttttaacaacttaaaTAATGTTTGAATAACGTTATTCAAAAAACGTACGTACTTaaatagattttgaaaaaatgagtGTCTTACGTAGATCTCTAGGTATATAGAGCGGGAGTTAGGCCATATTTATGTTTGTTGGTGAcctgttaaataatatgttattgcgTCTCCCACCAACAAAACAAATATGTGATGACTTTTTCAGTTttgtttctaataataattttgaattagtcGATTCGTCGTATTTGTTGAcaactttttgttttatttttctatttctcCTTTCCAATGCACGAACTCGAATGGTTTTTTTGAAGCCATTTTTTTTGCTAGTCTACCGCAGCTAAATGCCGCAGCCATGCCAATTGAGAATATTAAACttaacaataactatataaaataaatagtttgtatGATCACAATGATTAATATTGTAGTTGTTATTACTATTGCAGCAATTTAAACATCTTGGAAAGcattattaggtactacatagcATTATAGCAATACgccaatacaaattacaatgtacatatgtattatacctattacataggtacgttatagtgttatactacatatattagTTTAACATGCAATTATTATGGGTGTGTGAGTGACAAgtgtgtttaaataaatatatattattatatttcatattcgtATATGGTAAACATACACATCATAGTCATATTCACAGTACTGAATACAATACTCGTGTATACAGCGAAtagggataaaaaaaatatcggtacacattttagattctgagcggagcaatgaatgtattgattttacaatggccagtatgtgtatttttttttgtgtctgtNNNNNNNNNNNNNNNNNNNNNNNNNNNNNNNNNNNNNNNNNNNNNNNNNNtaacgggaatttttacgcaaaatcaatttctACCAAATCGAttatggtttttggtgtacctcTAAAACTAATAACGTTAAATACATGCGATTTTCACTGAATGcgtttataagtattttatatacatgatacaattttcaaaatgttttgagtgGTTTACGGAGATTTTCAGTTcccaattttttagtttttttttttttttatataaatatcaattaaattttattcattgtgtttcaaaaagctttaaaatataatacaagattcctcataagtttgtctacctgaaagacaaaatatatttttatgaactttgaagttcaaatttattcaacattggatatttactcgatttccttatttttctgtaatttaaaaacgaataactgtagatacttgaaatttacaccatatgtttattttatcgattcctatacttgataacattttgaaaattatttgaccCTTTTTGACCTGTTacggatatttttaattttcaattttttagttttttatattaatatcaataaaattttatttgtttggtcaaaaagcgtgaacatttaatataaggatcctgatatattgttttaatatcggtttcaaaatatcaaaaatacattggcacatttttttttttataagcatttaacgtttaaattttgacaaaatgtatcaaatttaaaattaaaaaatgatttcgtagttaaaaattgataaaatgttcgacttttatagttaagcattgaaaatttaaaacaacattccacgtaaataggtaaataaattactttattcataataatatcatcaaatatacttagtaatatatcataggctgactgaacgtcttcgcttagaatcgtttttcgtatacaataaaatatattatataattgaattcaaatttaacacaatccattacagtgacccacttgtaacctactgtacagcagagcgacatccatggACTTGCCCACccttttaattatactatacccacttgcccaccttttttacttttaaatttaaacttcacaCGAGTTTTAAAAGTAATGGGTAGGTATAgacaattatattcataaaaaaaatagtactatttactatttagttctTAAATGTGGACCCCTTGCCCAAggcctttattattattatttattagtttattactattaattgttattcattttaaattgtgaaTCGATTGCTACGTTTAGCGCTTGCATGAATGTAAGAATCTTAAATCGGTAACAGGTAAACTTAGTACATAACAATtgcttatataaaattaaatattattaatttacctactaCGTTAAGATAAActttcatattatacctaaactaattatattataatccagtGGCGTTCTATTTTTGTCGCGAGGGGAAACTCGTATTGTATTTTCGGTAGTCTTGTACCTCAGCCTGTTCGCAACTCCTAAAACGGCAGCATTTTAATTCTCAAGTATTTACTTACCTAATTTAAAcgttaaatttcttaaattttccCAGTTAAAGCTATTAATCCAGGAATACGTATCTATATCTTAGTCTGAAATATGCTGAAATTTCGCTACTGAAGTTGTCATTCGTACCTATTCTGTATAGAATGACAAGgtcaattttttctttattttatttagggcCTCGTACGTCTCTCAGGCCTACAATTATTTCTATCAATCATCCGTCAATATATTCAAGTTATgaggttatttattattttatacaagttCTAatgttaatcataattcatatattattagttttatgatGCCATCGTATATGAACgaaatacctaactaataacttattactCATTGCGTTTATACATGATGGCATCATTAACGTCCACTAATAACAGAAAACAACACGACAAATTCATTAAGTCGACCTTAAgcttttaaatttcaatgaCGCCATTTATAACTTATGGCTTTATAGGAGGATAACACGTTGCTCAACAGCTCAACTATTAAATAACAGTGGTTTTTTTCATCATGATCatgatttttattgttattcgttaTTCATTTTCAGATAGAATCAGTAGATCTAGCATTAAAGTTATTGGATGGTTACATATTTCGTGATAAAAAGATCAGTGTGGAAAAGGCGAAATTTACAATGCGTGGAGAAAAATATGACCCatcattaaaaccaaaaaagaaaaaacgaaAAGATAaagaaaagataaaaaaaattcaagaaaagtacctaatattttccattttactatgataaactataatttatgtatattgaatattagcTCTTACAAtccatttatttgttttctttaaGGTTATTCGATTGGAGGCCTGATAAAATTATTGGTGGAAGAGGAAAACATGAAAATGTTGTGATTgtcaaaaatttatttgaaaaagaaaCATTTGACAACGATGTATCATTACTTTTAGAATACCAAAGAGATCTAAGGGAAGAGTGTTCAAAATGTGGTATAGTGAAAAAAGTAGTTGTGTATGATGTAAGTGGTGTatactcaaatattattatgaatcgacagttttcttttttatttaaactgctATGATTAGGTCATACCAGTGTTACCTATGTTGTTACATTTTTACCCAATTCCAAGTTTTGATGTGAAATTAGATTATTAACCTAATCTATTAATCATAGTTCTatcaaaacttaaattataccCTTCATACATGATGCGTGTTATATTCAATCAAATAAAGAAGGTAGACATAATGATAAAGAAGATATAATGATATCTAGtttctatagaaattataaaataaattaacttttttatttcgCCACTGACGACTGTTCACTCATTGACTACAGGGTTTGAATGGCtaacataaatattgaaattttaacaaatcatttttagatGCACTTGTCAGCCATTAGGTAGCTGGggccaaataaataataagacaatATTTTGAGGCAagggtattaaaatatttgtggtTTCTAGCCAGTATCGGCCGGGCCCCTCCATTGTTTTTTAgccttaaattaatttttatttggttgGCGTGTTTCTGGTCTGCATTGGgagtatttatcaaaatatttaaccatACGTAATTTTTAGGCGCAATTTTAGCTTACAAAGCCCAGGCTGTTCATTATTGTTTCTAGCTCTTCGCCTATTTTCAGCAGTGACTGATGAGatgttttctaatttttctttataaatataattcttgaCTATATGCTGTTTCTTTTTTAAGAGACATCCAGAGGGTGTTGCTCAAATTAATTTCAAGGAACCTGATGCAGCTGATGCTTGTGTGCTACTATTAAATAATCGGTGGTTTGGACAAAGAAAGATTACTGCTGAAACATGGGATGGGAAAACAAAATACaagtgtgtataataaatttaaataattaaaaaaaatttatttttaattatactttatattcatatattttttactttttagagtCATTGAAACACCTGAAGAAACTGAAGAACGCTTAAAGAAATGGGAGACATATTTAATAGCCACCGGTAGTACTGAAAAGAACGATGCTCATGAATCTGATAGTGACTCAGTAAAAACAAAAAGCGGTGGTGAAAGTGATGATGAAATGTCATCAAATAATCAAActacaaataatgaaaataaaggtaattttagatactatttattttttatttatgataacaaGTATATGAGATAGTATtataaagtagaaaataaaataaaacaatatattataataattatttaatttacagatAAGTCAGAGTCAAATTAGTCTTCTCCAGCAGGTATAGCGTCTTCTAGCCGTTTGTTGAACTTTATTCGCAATTCAGTGGCCAAATCGCCTTTAAGTTGATCTTGCACAAACCAACAAGACACATCCATTTGGACCTAAACACATAAcaactaattataatacttattgtattttgtatgtacAAAAACTATTTGAACATTAATTAGTATtgccaaaatataaattgtatttatactcAACACAATAAAgcgctataaaataatatt
This portion of the Acyrthosiphon pisum isolate AL4f chromosome A1, pea_aphid_22Mar2018_4r6ur, whole genome shotgun sequence genome encodes:
- the LOC103309953 gene encoding HIV Tat-specific factor 1 (The sequence of the model RefSeq protein was modified relative to this genomic sequence to represent the inferred CDS: added 96 bases not found in genome assembly) is translated as MKDIDSGQMKVKLYTERGTDILKGDALCTYIKIESVDLALKLLDGYIFRDKKISVEKAKFTMRGEKYDPSLKPKKKKRKDKEKIKKIQEKLFDWRPDKIIGGRGKHENVVIVKNLFEKETFDNDVSLLLEYQRDLREECSKCGIVKKVVVYDRHPEGVAQINFKEPDAADACVLLLNNRWFGQRKITAETWDGKTKYKVIETPEETEERLKKWETYLIATGSTEKNDAHESDSDSVKTKSGGESDDEMSSNNQTTNNENKDKSESN